A genomic window from Sulfurospirillum multivorans DSM 12446 includes:
- a CDS encoding TlpA family protein disulfide reductase yields MRTEIAAFEAQSKFHYPLLKDDIDITAKRYNVRSVPIMFLIDNHGVLKEVIHGELPWKEAQKIIMKYL; encoded by the coding sequence ATGAGAACAGAGATTGCCGCGTTTGAAGCCCAGTCAAAATTTCACTATCCGCTTTTAAAAGATGATATTGATATTACGGCTAAACGTTACAACGTGCGTTCCGTGCCGATTATGTTTTTGATTGACAATCACGGTGTTTTAAAAGAGGTCATCCATGGAGAACTGCCATGGAAGGAAGCTCAAAAAATCATTATGAAGTACCTCTAA
- a CDS encoding TlpA family protein disulfide reductase, whose protein sequence is MRKSTFALLLLALLFTACAGVPQKAKMNAQAPELSAKTLSGDAVHLSNYAGKIVVLRFWMIGCASCTEAMPLLDQLQTQYPDTLAIVAINSINENRDCRV, encoded by the coding sequence ATGCGTAAATCTACTTTTGCCCTTCTCCTTTTGGCACTGCTTTTCACTGCCTGCGCTGGTGTGCCGCAAAAAGCGAAGATGAATGCGCAAGCACCCGAACTCTCGGCAAAAACGCTCAGTGGTGACGCGGTTCATTTATCCAATTATGCAGGAAAAATCGTGGTACTTCGCTTTTGGATGATCGGGTGTGCCTCATGTACCGAAGCGATGCCACTGTTAGATCAATTACAAACGCAATACCCCGATACATTAGCCATCGTTGCGATCAATTCTATCAATGAGAACAGAGATTGCCGCGTTTGA
- a CDS encoding FeoA family protein has product MDLSQITKNQKAHITHIHAQHSLKKRLFSLGLGVGKEVEVVETSLQKNTIKITLGFSAVALRFDEAKLIEVEVA; this is encoded by the coding sequence ATGGATTTATCTCAAATCACTAAAAATCAAAAAGCGCATATCACCCATATACACGCACAACATTCGTTGAAAAAACGCCTCTTCTCACTCGGTCTTGGTGTAGGTAAAGAGGTCGAAGTCGTCGAGACAAGCCTTCAAAAAAATACGATTAAAATTACTCTTGGCTTTAGCGCCGTTGCCCTTCGTTTCGATGAAGCGAAACTCATCGAAGTCGAGGTTGCCTGA
- a CDS encoding Fe-S-containing protein: MSIYFIHVMQALLGFTLLSALWEKHPSLKATFLASFIGIWIGIGLFECANLYLWDTTLKLYANGAIAISLLLGWAVCLLPFKSVKLVLMALLAISFGIEYGTLSRDFPLLKGALLDTLSIVSLGIVILSACLLLLLYWLMTKVAEKSRPSVRNTAIALTTLFLLLDILGELGIALMRLGVLPTSTWLLSAVAKVLHYSSFFTYIYLAIVVVLSTLFLRHQPRKEPKETVGVIASRRIRATRSYLQKIFTCNIIIVLTMSAFMLFYDVIASRPPTISTPTILEPVNGEFKIPMELLRDNDLHRFAYITDEGNKIRFFLLNRYKEKDAPVAVFDACMICGDMGYVKKGDELICIACNVRIFIPSVGKEGGCNPIPFPYQFDGKEITFKLETILKGVNYFSEVVEKSVSDPVSGAKLINLKAPKTYVFGGKTYYFENNDTYEKFKENPERYVGTASESHWRAQGYQALGEINK, translated from the coding sequence ATGTCAATTTATTTTATTCACGTGATGCAAGCATTACTAGGCTTTACGCTTCTAAGCGCTTTATGGGAAAAACACCCGAGCCTCAAAGCCACTTTTTTAGCCTCTTTTATCGGTATTTGGATAGGAATTGGACTCTTTGAATGTGCCAATCTTTACCTCTGGGACACCACGCTCAAACTCTATGCCAACGGTGCAATTGCCATTTCATTGCTTCTGGGCTGGGCGGTGTGTCTGCTTCCCTTTAAAAGCGTTAAATTGGTTCTTATGGCACTGCTTGCGATCTCTTTTGGTATAGAGTACGGTACACTGAGTCGTGATTTTCCACTGCTGAAAGGGGCACTTTTAGACACGCTTTCCATTGTCTCTTTGGGCATTGTGATCTTAAGCGCATGTTTGCTTTTGCTGCTTTACTGGTTGATGACAAAGGTCGCTGAAAAGAGCCGTCCTAGCGTTCGAAACACTGCCATTGCGCTTACTACTCTCTTTTTACTGTTAGATATTTTGGGAGAACTTGGCATTGCCTTAATGCGTTTGGGCGTACTTCCGACCTCAACGTGGCTTCTCTCAGCGGTCGCTAAAGTGTTGCATTACTCTTCGTTTTTCACGTACATTTACCTTGCCATCGTCGTTGTCTTAAGTACTCTTTTTCTGCGCCATCAACCGCGCAAAGAGCCTAAAGAAACTGTGGGTGTCATCGCTTCTAGGCGCATTCGTGCGACACGATCATATCTGCAAAAAATCTTTACATGTAACATTATCATCGTGCTTACAATGAGTGCGTTTATGCTCTTCTACGATGTGATCGCTTCACGTCCGCCAACTATTTCGACACCCACAATTTTAGAGCCCGTGAATGGTGAATTTAAAATTCCGATGGAACTCTTGCGCGACAATGACCTGCACCGTTTTGCGTACATTACCGATGAGGGCAATAAAATTCGCTTCTTTCTGCTCAACCGTTACAAAGAGAAAGATGCACCTGTCGCCGTGTTTGACGCGTGCATGATTTGTGGCGATATGGGCTATGTCAAAAAAGGCGATGAGCTCATTTGTATCGCGTGCAATGTGCGCATTTTTATCCCATCTGTCGGTAAAGAAGGTGGGTGCAATCCTATTCCGTTCCCGTATCAGTTTGATGGCAAAGAGATCACATTCAAGTTAGAGACGATCCTCAAAGGGGTGAACTACTTCTCAGAAGTCGTGGAAAAAAGCGTGAGTGACCCCGTCAGTGGTGCCAAATTGATTAACCTCAAAGCGCCTAAAACCTATGTGTTTGGTGGAAAAACCTACTACTTTGAGAACAACGATACCTATGAAAAATTTAAAGAAAACCCTGAGCGCTACGTGGGAACTGCGAGTGAATCGCACTGGAGAGCACAAGGCTACCAAGCGTTAGGAGAGATAAACAAATGA
- the aroC gene encoding chorismate synthase: protein MNTFGKRFCFTTFGESHGKAIGCVVDGVPAGLAIDEEFIQSELDRRKPGQNKFATARKEGDKIEILSGVFEGLSTGTPIAMVIFNENQKSGDYESVKDLFRPGHADFTYFHKYGIRDYRGGGRSSARETAARVAAGAIAKLLLNTLHVKVQSGICAIGGIEAKSYDFARVSQSEIYALDASVEEAQKATILEAKNAHDSVGGVALVQVVGAPIGLGEPIYYKLDALLAEAMMGINGVKGVEIGEGFGSSVLKGSMNNDGITKEGFATNHSGGILGGMSNGDVITCKVYFKPTPSIFIAQETIDTKGNVLTCNLKGRHDPCIAVRGSVVAESMAALVLADLLLLNLGSNIDQLKRVYM from the coding sequence ATGAATACCTTTGGCAAGCGTTTTTGTTTTACGACCTTTGGCGAGTCGCATGGAAAGGCGATCGGATGTGTTGTCGATGGCGTACCAGCAGGGCTAGCAATCGATGAAGAATTTATCCAAAGTGAACTTGATCGTAGAAAACCAGGGCAAAATAAATTTGCCACCGCACGCAAAGAGGGCGATAAAATCGAGATTTTAAGTGGTGTTTTTGAGGGTCTTAGTACGGGCACACCCATCGCGATGGTCATTTTTAATGAGAACCAAAAAAGCGGTGATTACGAGAGTGTCAAAGATCTTTTTCGCCCAGGACACGCCGATTTCACCTATTTTCATAAATACGGCATCCGAGATTACCGTGGTGGTGGACGTAGTAGTGCAAGAGAAACCGCGGCACGTGTGGCGGCAGGGGCGATTGCAAAATTGCTTTTAAATACGTTACATGTAAAGGTTCAAAGCGGCATTTGCGCCATTGGTGGTATTGAAGCCAAAAGCTATGATTTTGCGCGTGTCAGCCAAAGCGAGATTTACGCACTCGATGCCAGTGTCGAAGAGGCGCAAAAGGCAACCATTTTAGAGGCGAAAAATGCGCATGACTCGGTCGGTGGTGTAGCGCTTGTGCAGGTTGTTGGTGCTCCTATCGGACTTGGCGAGCCAATTTACTATAAACTAGATGCCCTCTTGGCAGAAGCGATGATGGGCATTAACGGTGTTAAAGGTGTGGAAATCGGCGAAGGGTTTGGCTCTTCAGTACTGAAAGGCTCAATGAACAATGATGGAATCACGAAAGAGGGCTTTGCCACCAACCACAGTGGCGGCATTTTGGGCGGTATGAGCAATGGCGATGTGATTACATGTAAAGTCTATTTCAAACCGACCCCTTCTATTTTTATCGCGCAAGAGACGATCGACACAAAGGGGAATGTGCTTACATGTAATCTCAAGGGAAGGCACGATCCGTGCATCGCGGTGCGCGGTAGTGTCGTGGCAGAATCGATGGCAGCTTTGGTCCTTGCCGATCTGCTGCTGTTAAATCTAGGATCGAACATCGACCAGCTCAAACGCGTTTACATGTAA
- the feoB gene encoding ferrous iron transport protein B, with protein MKKIVIALVGQPNVGKSHLANAISGSNLKIGNFAGVTVEKATARLSTEDFAIEFIDLPGLYSLEDFAADEKVTKDFLLGAEYDLILNVLDSTNLERNLMLTTELMELQKKMVIALNMDDEAIKEGIHINADAMSKILSIPCIRVSSKTKTNIDLLVEKILHVSKNPLVEPKMIYSDEVEEQLQTIVKFLDDKHFHGKDALTNRQIAVGLLWQKKEMYAYMHEHPLYVELQPILNNALGHVYMYCQCEEIEEVINRQHSAFSTGLSAEVLSVTHVKNRNLTQKIDTILIHKLLGLPIFIFLMWGLFQLTFTLGEIPMGWIEESFGWLGETIGASITNEALKSLIVDGIIAGVGSVIMFLPNIMILFLGIALLETTGYMSRAAFLLDGFFHKFGLHGKSFVPLVTGFGCSVPAYMAARTLKNKKDRLLTMFIIGFMSCGARLPVYVLFAGAFFDESMAGNALFAIYIVGALLGLIAAKILRVTAFKGEDEPFVMEMPKYRLPSLKLLWFVVYSKSAMYIKKAGTFILLASMLIWFISSYPQNSLIEEEYTTKIEALQAQLDEAVSMETVAPNQEVTEEVKPTEEATAELTTQDSASIEDTIAALENEKHEKLVENTYLGIMGKAIEPAFAPLGFDWKMGVATISGLAAKEVIVSTLGVLYSLGDEVTEEDTSLREVIASNMSLASAMAFIVFVMVYLPCLAATAVFAKEAESIKYTVYLVAFTFITAWVLAFITYRIVLLLS; from the coding sequence ATGAAAAAAATTGTTATCGCCCTTGTAGGACAACCCAATGTCGGCAAAAGTCACCTTGCCAATGCCATCAGTGGCTCCAATCTCAAAATCGGAAACTTTGCAGGCGTTACGGTTGAAAAAGCAACCGCGCGCCTCAGTACTGAGGATTTTGCTATTGAATTTATCGACCTTCCAGGCCTTTACTCTTTGGAAGATTTTGCCGCGGATGAAAAAGTAACCAAAGACTTTTTGCTGGGTGCCGAATACGACCTAATCTTAAATGTGCTTGACTCTACGAACTTAGAGCGCAATTTAATGCTTACCACTGAGCTGATGGAACTTCAAAAGAAAATGGTGATAGCTCTGAATATGGACGATGAAGCGATCAAAGAAGGCATTCATATCAACGCCGATGCGATGAGCAAAATTCTCTCTATTCCATGTATCCGTGTCTCTTCTAAGACTAAAACCAACATCGATCTTTTGGTTGAAAAGATTTTACATGTAAGCAAAAATCCTCTTGTTGAGCCCAAAATGATCTACAGCGATGAAGTCGAAGAGCAACTCCAAACCATCGTAAAATTTTTAGATGACAAACATTTTCATGGCAAAGATGCACTCACAAACCGCCAAATCGCTGTTGGGCTTTTGTGGCAGAAAAAAGAGATGTACGCTTACATGCACGAACATCCTCTCTACGTTGAGCTCCAGCCGATTCTCAATAACGCGCTCGGACATGTTTACATGTACTGCCAATGCGAAGAGATCGAAGAGGTTATCAACCGCCAACACAGCGCATTTTCAACTGGTTTGAGCGCCGAAGTTCTGAGTGTTACTCACGTTAAAAATCGCAATCTTACACAAAAAATCGACACGATTTTGATTCATAAACTTCTTGGTCTTCCTATCTTTATCTTCTTAATGTGGGGACTGTTTCAACTCACCTTTACACTTGGTGAAATTCCGATGGGCTGGATCGAAGAGAGCTTTGGCTGGCTGGGTGAAACTATAGGGGCGTCGATCACCAACGAGGCGCTGAAATCACTCATTGTCGATGGTATCATCGCGGGTGTGGGAAGCGTCATCATGTTCCTTCCGAACATTATGATTCTGTTCTTAGGCATTGCGCTTTTGGAGACAACGGGTTATATGTCCAGAGCGGCGTTTTTGCTCGATGGATTTTTCCATAAATTTGGTCTGCATGGTAAAAGTTTTGTGCCTCTTGTCACCGGTTTTGGATGTTCTGTGCCTGCGTATATGGCAGCGCGTACCCTTAAAAACAAAAAAGACCGATTGCTTACCATGTTTATCATCGGTTTCATGAGTTGTGGCGCACGCCTTCCTGTGTATGTTCTGTTTGCAGGTGCTTTTTTTGATGAAAGCATGGCAGGAAATGCTCTGTTTGCTATCTATATCGTTGGCGCTCTTTTAGGACTCATCGCGGCGAAGATTTTGCGTGTGACGGCGTTTAAAGGTGAAGATGAACCGTTTGTTATGGAGATGCCAAAGTACCGTCTTCCAAGCCTGAAATTGCTCTGGTTTGTGGTCTATTCGAAGTCTGCGATGTACATCAAAAAAGCGGGAACGTTCATTCTTTTGGCGTCCATGCTTATCTGGTTTATCAGCTCTTACCCTCAAAATAGCCTGATCGAAGAGGAGTACACAACCAAGATCGAAGCGCTCCAAGCACAACTGGATGAAGCGGTTTCCATGGAAACCGTAGCACCAAACCAAGAAGTGACTGAGGAGGTAAAACCTACTGAAGAGGCTACCGCTGAGCTAACAACTCAAGATTCCGCTTCCATCGAAGACACCATTGCCGCTCTTGAAAATGAAAAACATGAAAAATTGGTGGAAAATACCTACCTTGGCATCATGGGAAAAGCGATCGAGCCTGCGTTTGCACCGCTTGGATTTGACTGGAAAATGGGGGTTGCAACGATTAGTGGATTGGCGGCCAAAGAGGTCATTGTCTCAACGCTGGGCGTTCTCTACTCTCTAGGTGATGAAGTGACAGAAGAAGACACCTCACTTCGTGAAGTCATTGCTTCTAATATGAGCCTCGCTTCCGCGATGGCGTTTATCGTCTTTGTTATGGTTTATCTGCCATGCCTTGCCGCAACCGCTGTGTTTGCCAAAGAGGCTGAGAGCATCAAATACACGGTCTACTTAGTCGCATTTACCTTTATCACCGCGTGGGTGCTTGCGTTTATCACCTATCGAATCGTTCTACTGTTGAGTTAA
- a CDS encoding ABC transporter permease, translating into MVANKKQTLRSAFLLRSVFKSLRFSYDHTLIIFISIMLGACVTGAFVNVYLDIDSKMRKELKAYGANVLFTPQSVEKSLFFDQSDYEKSLHVIPKGSLLGASPYLFGTVRLSLGDAVMAGVDFAGMKVAKPFLEVVQGAYINVDFDERNALIGVDLAKKMELKVGSSINLVNEQSGFSTTIRIKGIVSSGDKEDGLLFVSLPLAQKVLGKAGQIHLVEAVILGDFDQINAISSELSKGGSFSAKPLARISLSEGLILDKIKFLMALVAFTVLLITSMCVNTTLSSIIFSRTKEIALLRALGASKRNVATLFGTETFLMTLFASVLGAFLGFFLSQFFGTVIFGSGIDFRFLSIPIATILSLLFAAIAAYFPIKRSLNLPVATILRGE; encoded by the coding sequence ATGGTCGCAAATAAAAAACAAACCTTGCGCAGTGCTTTTTTACTTCGTTCGGTCTTTAAAAGCCTTCGTTTCAGTTACGATCATACCCTCATCATTTTTATTTCCATCATGCTAGGAGCATGCGTGACGGGAGCTTTTGTCAATGTTTATCTCGACATCGACTCTAAGATGCGCAAAGAGCTCAAGGCGTATGGCGCCAATGTGCTTTTCACGCCCCAGTCGGTTGAAAAATCCCTTTTCTTCGATCAAAGTGATTATGAAAAGTCTTTACATGTAATCCCAAAAGGCTCCCTTTTAGGTGCCTCACCCTACCTCTTTGGAACGGTGCGCTTAAGTCTGGGTGATGCTGTGATGGCAGGTGTTGACTTTGCAGGGATGAAAGTGGCTAAACCTTTTTTAGAGGTCGTACAAGGAGCGTACATCAACGTCGATTTTGACGAACGAAACGCCCTTATTGGGGTGGATTTGGCGAAAAAGATGGAACTCAAAGTGGGCTCAAGCATCAATTTAGTCAATGAACAAAGCGGCTTTTCCACGACCATTCGCATCAAAGGGATCGTCTCCAGTGGCGATAAAGAAGATGGACTTCTTTTTGTCTCTCTTCCTTTGGCACAAAAAGTCTTAGGAAAAGCGGGGCAAATCCATCTGGTTGAAGCGGTCATCTTGGGCGATTTTGATCAAATAAATGCGATCAGTTCGGAGCTTTCCAAAGGAGGCAGTTTCAGCGCCAAACCTCTCGCGCGCATCTCACTCTCAGAAGGTCTGATCTTAGATAAAATCAAATTCTTGATGGCATTGGTCGCCTTTACGGTACTGCTCATCACCTCCATGTGTGTCAATACCACGCTTAGCTCCATCATCTTTTCACGTACCAAAGAGATCGCCCTACTTCGCGCCCTTGGTGCATCCAAACGCAATGTCGCCACTCTTTTTGGCACCGAAACCTTTTTGATGACCCTTTTTGCTTCGGTGTTGGGTGCCTTTTTAGGCTTCTTTTTATCCCAATTTTTTGGCACGGTTATCTTTGGCTCTGGCATTGATTTTCGTTTTTTATCGATTCCGATTGCGACTATTTTATCGCTGCTCTTTGCAGCCATTGCCGCATATTTTCCCATCAAGCGTTCATTGAACTTGCCTGTGGCGACTATTTTAAGAGGAGAATAA
- a CDS encoding ABC transporter ATP-binding protein, which translates to MTPVLELKNIEKKFGDVIALEGINLSVHKGEWISIMGPSGSGKTTLLNILSLMDAPTSGEYLLGGVNAGFLDEAQKLVIRREKVGLIFQQFHLIPYLSALENVMLAQYYHSSVDEEDAKAALAKVGLAHRLTHRPSELSGGEQQRLCIARSLINDPEILLADEPTGNLDEQNEKVILDLFCRLREEGKTIILITHNPELGRYANRIINLRHGKMEEAPHA; encoded by the coding sequence ATGACACCTGTATTAGAACTTAAAAATATTGAAAAAAAATTTGGCGACGTAATCGCATTAGAGGGCATCAATCTATCCGTACACAAAGGCGAGTGGATCAGCATCATGGGCCCATCGGGTTCTGGAAAAACAACGCTACTTAACATTCTTTCTTTAATGGATGCTCCCACTAGTGGTGAATACCTTTTGGGTGGCGTTAATGCAGGCTTTTTGGATGAAGCGCAAAAGCTTGTGATCAGACGTGAAAAAGTGGGGCTTATCTTTCAACAATTTCACCTCATTCCCTACCTCAGTGCGCTTGAAAATGTCATGCTAGCACAATACTACCATAGTAGCGTGGATGAAGAAGATGCCAAAGCAGCACTTGCCAAAGTGGGATTAGCACACCGTTTAACCCACCGTCCTTCCGAGCTTTCAGGCGGTGAGCAACAACGCTTGTGTATCGCGCGTTCACTTATAAATGATCCTGAAATCCTCCTCGCCGATGAACCAACAGGCAATTTGGATGAGCAAAATGAGAAAGTCATCCTCGATCTTTTCTGTCGTTTAAGGGAAGAAGGCAAGACGATCATTCTGATCACCCATAACCCTGAACTTGGACGCTATGCGAATCGCATCATCAACCTTCGCCATGGAAAAATGGAAGAGGCGCCTCATGCGTAA
- a CDS encoding TlpA family protein disulfide reductase: MEGSSKNHYEVPLMRYFGWILFLFLSGCTENLTQKNHIVIGESKPIQSTFTPKEVRLKLSYEKPYLLFFFSKTCGACKEAIPYLNELAQSFQGEVEIIGILGGSARSDNDIAFLNQHDVRFKVISDPQSTEYFSKAVGGVYGVPLFAFFSSEGKEKKRFLGLVPKSLLEEILKTIRPNEF; this comes from the coding sequence ATGGAAGGAAGCTCAAAAAATCATTATGAAGTACCTCTAATGCGTTACTTTGGATGGATTTTATTTTTATTTTTGAGTGGTTGCACTGAAAACCTTACACAAAAAAATCACATCGTCATTGGTGAGAGCAAACCCATTCAAAGCACCTTTACCCCTAAAGAGGTGCGTCTAAAGCTCTCGTATGAGAAACCGTATCTGCTCTTTTTCTTCTCCAAAACGTGCGGTGCGTGCAAAGAGGCGATTCCCTACTTAAATGAATTGGCGCAAAGCTTTCAAGGAGAGGTTGAGATCATCGGTATTTTAGGCGGAAGTGCACGCAGTGATAACGACATTGCCTTTTTAAATCAGCACGATGTTCGCTTTAAAGTCATCTCAGATCCGCAATCAACGGAGTATTTTAGCAAAGCTGTTGGTGGCGTTTACGGTGTGCCTCTGTTTGCTTTTTTCTCCAGTGAAGGCAAAGAGAAGAAACGTTTTTTAGGGCTTGTTCCCAAATCTCTTTTAGAGGAGATACTCAAAACGATACGTCCTAACGAGTTTTAA
- a CDS encoding iron transporter, which translates to MLKMLAKSVLALSVAVMLAHAAEAEFKEYPIGEEVVMNHMAIAAVYLKPIDMEPKGIDLAPSQADVHLEADISATEGNTNGFAAGEWIPYLTVSYEVKNLDTGKSKKGNFMPMVASDGPHYGANIKMLGVGNYEVKFTIDNPSKQGFGRHADAATGVGKWFEPFTTSYKFKYTGIQD; encoded by the coding sequence ATGTTAAAAATGTTGGCAAAATCAGTCTTAGCACTGAGCGTAGCCGTTATGTTAGCCCATGCCGCAGAGGCTGAGTTTAAAGAGTATCCCATCGGCGAAGAGGTGGTGATGAATCACATGGCAATTGCTGCTGTGTACCTTAAACCGATTGATATGGAACCTAAAGGTATTGACCTAGCACCTTCCCAAGCCGATGTGCATCTTGAAGCCGACATCAGCGCAACCGAAGGTAATACCAATGGTTTTGCCGCAGGCGAGTGGATTCCTTATTTAACGGTCAGTTATGAGGTCAAAAACCTCGACACAGGCAAAAGTAAAAAAGGTAATTTCATGCCAATGGTTGCATCCGATGGTCCTCACTACGGTGCCAACATCAAAATGCTAGGTGTGGGTAACTACGAAGTGAAATTTACGATCGACAATCCTTCAAAACAAGGCTTTGGCAGACATGCTGACGCGGCAACGGGGGTTGGTAAATGGTTTGAACCGTTCACAACAAGCTACAAATTTAAATACACAGGTATTCAAGACTAA
- the rnc gene encoding ribonuclease III, with protein sequence MQKRLEAIQKRLGYQFRDQNLIIEALTHKSSKQPYNNERLEFLGDAVLDLIVGEYLYHEFTEVAEGELSKLRASLVNEKSFEKLARLLHLGEYIYISLAEENNNGREKPSLLSNAFEAIIGALYLEAGLEKARDLAVALLEEAYPKIDMDAIFRDHKTTLQELTQAHFGMTPEYRLVRSFGPDHKKEFEIAVSVRGRDLSVASGKSKKEAQQKAAMLALEILKKEVR encoded by the coding sequence ATGCAAAAAAGATTAGAAGCGATACAGAAGCGCTTGGGTTATCAGTTTAGGGATCAAAACCTGATAATCGAGGCACTGACACACAAAAGTTCCAAACAACCGTACAACAACGAGCGCCTTGAATTTTTAGGTGACGCGGTGCTGGATCTCATCGTGGGTGAGTATCTGTACCACGAATTTACAGAGGTCGCGGAAGGTGAACTCTCCAAACTTCGCGCTTCCTTGGTAAATGAAAAAAGTTTTGAAAAACTTGCACGACTGCTACATTTGGGCGAATACATCTACATCTCTTTAGCCGAAGAGAACAACAACGGGCGCGAAAAACCTTCCTTGCTCTCTAACGCATTTGAAGCGATCATCGGCGCACTTTACCTCGAAGCAGGACTTGAAAAGGCGAGGGATTTGGCAGTGGCACTTTTGGAAGAGGCGTACCCTAAAATCGATATGGACGCCATTTTTAGAGACCATAAAACCACACTTCAAGAGCTTACACAAGCCCATTTTGGCATGACGCCAGAGTACCGCTTGGTGCGATCTTTTGGACCGGATCATAAAAAAGAGTTTGAAATTGCTGTCAGCGTGAGAGGTCGTGATCTCTCCGTTGCGAGTGGCAAAAGCAAAAAAGAGGCGCAACAAAAAGCAGCCATGTTGGCGTTGGAGATTCTTAAAAAGGAAGTTCGATGA
- a CDS encoding ABC transporter permease produces MMEYTLLKSALWGNKTQKMLAFLTIFLASMLVASMLNITLGIGDKVALELRSYGSNIIVLPKGGALSMEIEGKTFKPLQEDAYLDESKLPKIKEVFWRNNIAAYAPFLEGKIAWSKASIPVAIIGTYFDKNLPIADEPNYRIGVKSLYPFWSVEGAWIEDDTEANILIGETLAKEHHIAVGDTLTLADKSLHVKGILKGAQEAESKIMMSMALAQTLLGKPEKISRVEVSALTVPEDDLSMKAKRNPAELDTLEYDHWYCTAYVSSIAYQIEEEYKGATAKALMKVSDGESKVVKKIQSLMGMVSIIALIAASIGIASLMASEIHRRKKEIGLLKALGASNLAIYALFIAESLSVALIAGAVGALVGYGLSMLIALSIFGHAVEISWIILPLTISFALIIAFVGSLLPMRGVIDLLPAEVLYGRK; encoded by the coding sequence ATGATGGAATACACACTCCTTAAAAGTGCCCTCTGGGGCAATAAAACTCAAAAGATGCTCGCCTTTTTGACTATCTTTTTAGCCTCCATGCTGGTCGCTTCGATGCTCAACATCACGCTTGGCATTGGCGATAAGGTCGCACTTGAGCTTCGCAGTTATGGCTCCAATATCATCGTTTTACCCAAAGGTGGCGCACTGAGTATGGAGATCGAAGGCAAAACCTTTAAGCCTTTGCAAGAAGATGCTTATTTGGACGAGAGCAAACTGCCTAAAATCAAAGAGGTTTTTTGGCGCAACAATATCGCAGCGTACGCTCCTTTTTTAGAGGGGAAAATCGCTTGGTCGAAAGCGTCGATACCTGTTGCCATCATTGGCACTTATTTTGATAAAAATCTCCCGATTGCTGATGAGCCAAATTACCGCATTGGCGTCAAGTCACTTTACCCATTTTGGAGCGTTGAAGGAGCGTGGATCGAGGATGATACGGAAGCGAACATTTTGATCGGCGAAACCCTCGCCAAAGAGCACCACATCGCGGTTGGCGACACCCTCACACTGGCAGATAAATCTTTACATGTAAAGGGTATTTTAAAAGGGGCACAAGAGGCGGAGAGCAAGATCATGATGTCCATGGCTCTGGCACAAACACTGCTGGGTAAACCTGAAAAAATCTCCCGTGTGGAAGTCTCAGCGCTTACGGTTCCAGAGGACGACCTCTCGATGAAAGCCAAACGAAACCCTGCGGAGCTCGATACTTTGGAGTATGACCATTGGTACTGCACCGCGTATGTGAGCTCGATTGCCTACCAAATCGAAGAAGAGTACAAAGGTGCTACGGCAAAGGCACTGATGAAAGTGAGCGATGGCGAGAGCAAAGTCGTGAAAAAAATCCAATCCCTGATGGGCATGGTCAGCATCATCGCGCTCATTGCCGCGTCCATTGGTATCGCTTCGTTGATGGCATCGGAGATTCACCGTCGTAAAAAAGAGATCGGACTCTTAAAAGCATTGGGGGCTAGCAATCTTGCGATCTACGCGCTTTTCATTGCCGAATCACTCAGTGTTGCTCTTATCGCAGGAGCTGTTGGAGCGCTTGTGGGGTATGGACTTTCGATGCTGATAGCGCTCAGTATCTTCGGACATGCTGTTGAAATTTCATGGATTATTTTACCCCTTACAATCAGTTTTGCGCTCATTATCGCCTTTGTGGGCTCACTGCTTCCGATGCGCGGCGTAATCGATCTTTTACCTGCGGAGGTGCTTTATGGTCGCAAATAA